The following proteins are encoded in a genomic region of Paenibacillus sp. FSL R7-0273:
- a CDS encoding ATP-binding protein — translation MDTVHKEVRFWGLGHHLNIIEGIIEELALEQYAFDIRLILMEAVTNAYYHGNLSDCTKPITIRYMLDGDLLNLQIQDAGNGGHELVIPDRIGDDELLEDGGRGLYLIRCFSDSAELIHNTMFINKSVCTH, via the coding sequence ATGGATACTGTACATAAAGAAGTGAGGTTCTGGGGTCTTGGACACCACCTGAATATTATTGAAGGCATCATTGAGGAGCTTGCTCTGGAGCAGTACGCGTTTGATATCCGGCTAATTCTGATGGAGGCAGTCACGAATGCCTATTATCACGGTAATCTGAGTGACTGTACCAAGCCGATCACTATCCGCTATATGCTGGATGGAGACCTGCTTAACCTGCAAATTCAGGATGCCGGGAACGGCGGGCATGAGCTGGTCATCCCGGATAGAATCGGTGATGATGAGCTCCTGGAGGATGGCGGAAGAGGCCTGTATCTGATCCGCTGCTTCTCGGACAGCGCCGAGCTGATCCATAACACAATGTTTATTAACAAAAGCGTGTGCACGCATTGA
- a CDS encoding PAS domain S-box protein → MATDKNCKNQLEAPSAAQCMDHYGCIYENNHLITLMIDPADGSIVDANRAACQFYGYRLRDFRKLLISDLSAEPDAGTFLGSALPGGVYRGNQVFLARHRLASGRLTDVEIHTGAMNILGRSCVYTVIHDISERMISEKRLRESEERYRDLVELCPEAILVYSGGTILFANQRTEKLFGLPKAELLGKGIDDFFIEEPLSSSEYNKLKAMTGIKDSFRIEQRYIRRSDRRIYDLDISGVPISYNDTSALQLVCRDITQKKKELERAIRLQEQRHAVGFPLEDKAVLDKLYIPANTLSGDFFIFHRINEAEVLGIIGDVAGKGISAALSISALRVMFMDSLHSGREPERILQDLNRKAIEHMGEDYIAGCCFHLDFGKGVLKAAGAGINEFMYVPSGGDGMKITVKGTPLGMFSSSEFEQKSLCFQTGDRFCFYSDGMELLFDGSELCREYGYLHGRLTGSVLQDDCTWLNLLIT, encoded by the coding sequence ATGGCAACAGACAAGAATTGCAAGAATCAGCTGGAAGCGCCCAGCGCAGCCCAGTGTATGGATCATTACGGCTGTATTTACGAAAACAACCATCTGATTACCCTGATGATTGACCCCGCTGACGGCAGTATCGTGGATGCGAACCGTGCTGCCTGCCAATTTTACGGCTACCGGCTGCGTGATTTCCGCAAGCTCCTGATTTCAGATTTGAGTGCGGAGCCGGATGCCGGAACCTTTCTAGGCAGTGCCCTGCCCGGAGGGGTATACCGGGGAAATCAGGTATTCCTGGCCAGACACCGCCTGGCCTCCGGAAGGCTGACCGATGTAGAGATTCATACCGGAGCTATGAATATTCTTGGCCGCAGCTGTGTGTATACAGTCATCCATGATATCAGTGAACGGATGATCTCAGAGAAGCGGCTGCGGGAGAGTGAGGAGCGATACAGGGATTTGGTTGAGCTGTGTCCCGAGGCGATTCTGGTATACAGCGGCGGGACTATTCTGTTCGCCAACCAGCGGACTGAGAAGCTGTTCGGCCTGCCGAAGGCCGAGCTGCTCGGCAAAGGCATTGATGATTTCTTCATCGAAGAGCCGCTCAGCAGCTCGGAATACAACAAGCTAAAGGCAATGACGGGTATAAAGGACAGCTTCCGGATTGAACAGCGCTATATCCGGCGCAGCGACCGGCGGATCTATGATCTGGATATTTCCGGCGTGCCGATCAGCTACAATGATACCTCGGCGCTGCAGCTGGTGTGCCGCGATATTACGCAGAAGAAAAAGGAGCTGGAACGTGCGATCCGGCTTCAGGAGCAGCGTCACGCCGTCGGGTTTCCCCTGGAAGACAAGGCGGTTCTGGATAAGCTGTATATACCGGCGAATACGCTCAGCGGCGACTTTTTTATTTTTCACCGGATCAATGAAGCTGAAGTGCTCGGTATTATCGGGGATGTGGCGGGCAAAGGCATTTCTGCGGCACTGAGCATTTCCGCCCTGCGAGTTATGTTTATGGACAGTCTGCACAGCGGCCGGGAGCCGGAACGTATTCTGCAGGATCTGAACCGCAAGGCTATAGAGCACATGGGTGAGGATTATATCGCCGGCTGCTGCTTTCATCTTGATTTTGGCAAAGGTGTATTGAAAGCGGCCGGGGCAGGGATCAACGAGTTCATGTACGTGCCTTCCGGGGGAGACGGGATGAAGATCACTGTTAAGGGCACTCCGCTGGGGATGTTCAGCAGCAGTGAATTCGAACAGAAATCGCTGTGCTTTCAGACCGGAGACCGCTTCTGCTTTTATAGTGACGGTATGGAGCTGCTGTTTGACGGAAGCGAGCTCTGCCGGGAATATGGGTACTTGCACGGCAGGCTGACAGGCTCAGTGCTGCAGGATGACTGTACCTGGCTGAATCTGCTTATTACTTGA
- the map gene encoding type I methionyl aminopeptidase, whose translation MIIMKSMEEIGKMRAAGKILAECHRQIAGIIQPGITTWEIDEFAEKFILSQGATPEQKGYHGYPYATCASVNDVICHGFPKKEPLKEGDIVTIDMVVNLNGWLADSAWSYGVGNISEQAQKLLDITKESMFKGIEQAVAGNRVGDVAHAIQTYAESNGFSVVRDFIGHGIGSEMHEKPDVPSYGPAGKGPRLKEGMVFTIEPMLNTGSYRTKTDADGWTARTIDGGLSAQYEHTLAITPEGTILLTQL comes from the coding sequence ATGATTATAATGAAATCGATGGAAGAAATCGGAAAAATGCGGGCAGCCGGCAAAATATTGGCCGAATGCCACCGGCAGATTGCCGGAATTATACAGCCGGGTATCACAACCTGGGAGATTGACGAATTTGCCGAGAAATTTATTCTGTCCCAGGGGGCCACTCCGGAGCAAAAGGGCTACCACGGATATCCATACGCAACCTGCGCCTCGGTAAATGATGTCATCTGCCACGGCTTCCCTAAGAAGGAGCCGCTCAAAGAGGGAGATATTGTAACCATTGATATGGTGGTTAACCTGAACGGCTGGCTCGCAGACTCTGCCTGGTCCTACGGAGTAGGCAATATCAGCGAGCAGGCGCAGAAGCTGCTCGATATAACCAAAGAGTCCATGTTCAAAGGCATCGAGCAGGCCGTTGCCGGCAACCGCGTCGGGGATGTTGCCCATGCGATCCAGACCTACGCGGAGTCGAACGGCTTCTCGGTGGTGCGTGATTTCATCGGCCATGGCATCGGCTCGGAGATGCATGAAAAGCCGGATGTCCCTTCCTACGGTCCTGCAGGTAAAGGCCCGCGCCTGAAGGAGGGCATGGTGTTCACGATCGAGCCCATGCTGAATACAGGAAGCTACCGGACAAAGACTGACGCAGACGGTTGGACTGCCCGGACCATAGACGGCGGGCTGTCCGCTCAGTATGAGCATACGCTGGCGATTACGCCGGAAGGAACAATCCTCCTTACTCAGCTGTAA
- a CDS encoding glycosyltransferase family protein, with protein MIKKNRHRLKNSSKTVRLHPKTRMLIAKTVVRALKDMNNQQPEVPGSLPQISGIMEHKQIRILMVSSMTGESLWQAEQMIAEQFRLLVKELVAIKAFQSFSSALNQLNPDLLLVVGNAEPFSDSDLEVIRKAASKKAIWLADGPFTSESTARMAALFDYVFTQNTLHIPFYQHSGCKQVYYLPFAADRSLYSPGPVKEEYRSDLLLLGDARAAGKEYAEKIKHVFNIKKTAAAGTGWEEYPGLQVLPEGAELQDYYNGAELIIHWGGPPGRALDIAACGAFQLAEAHPNIYQHMNPGEDIITFHTADELLEKLHHYTSHVDAKRAVASRALWKSTYDYSFLQMADKLIYTVFHR; from the coding sequence ATGATTAAGAAGAACAGGCACCGGCTTAAAAACTCCAGTAAAACCGTTCGGCTGCATCCCAAAACCAGAATGCTCATCGCCAAAACGGTAGTCCGCGCGCTCAAAGATATGAACAACCAGCAACCTGAAGTCCCTGGCAGTCTTCCGCAGATATCAGGCATCATGGAACATAAGCAAATCCGGATACTCATGGTATCCTCTATGACTGGGGAGTCCTTGTGGCAGGCAGAACAAATGATTGCCGAGCAGTTCAGGCTGCTGGTGAAGGAATTGGTCGCCATCAAGGCTTTTCAGAGCTTTTCGTCCGCGCTTAACCAGCTTAATCCTGATCTGCTGCTGGTCGTAGGGAATGCGGAGCCTTTTTCTGATAGCGATCTCGAGGTCATCCGCAAGGCGGCTTCGAAAAAAGCGATCTGGCTGGCCGACGGCCCGTTTACAAGTGAATCCACAGCACGAATGGCAGCATTGTTCGATTATGTATTTACGCAAAATACCCTACACATTCCCTTTTACCAGCATTCCGGCTGCAAACAAGTGTATTATCTTCCCTTTGCCGCCGACCGCAGTCTCTACTCTCCGGGACCGGTAAAGGAAGAATACAGATCAGACCTGTTGCTGCTTGGCGATGCCAGGGCTGCCGGCAAAGAATATGCGGAGAAAATCAAGCATGTGTTCAATATAAAAAAAACAGCGGCTGCCGGCACAGGCTGGGAGGAATACCCCGGACTTCAGGTGCTGCCGGAGGGTGCTGAGCTTCAGGATTATTATAATGGCGCCGAGCTGATTATCCATTGGGGCGGTCCGCCTGGCAGGGCACTCGACATTGCCGCCTGCGGGGCGTTCCAGTTGGCCGAGGCACATCCTAATATTTATCAGCACATGAATCCGGGTGAAGACATCATCACCTTTCATACGGCCGACGAGCTGCTGGAGAAGCTGCACCATTACACCAGTCATGTAGATGCCAAAAGAGCGGTGGCAAGCCGCGCATTATGGAAAAGCACTTATGATTACTCTTTTCTGCAGATGGCCGACAAGCTGATTTATACCGTTTTCCACCGCTGA
- a CDS encoding glycosyltransferase WbsX family protein, whose product MKLIAFLLPQFHRIPENDQWWGEGFTEWTNTRKAVPLYSGHQQPKEPFEQYYYDLTDAAARNWQAEVARAYGIYGFCYYHYWFKGKPLLERPFRQVLTSGEPQFPFCLSWANESWTRKWDGGDQELLIRQDYGDEEDWEIHFYELLNAFRDERYIRIGNKPVFILYRPGIIPRCEEMLKLWNKLALQNGLDGIYFVRTLGGFEIPGQNGFDASVEFEPHYTFAHGDTQRLWHYMNIDGREHLVFDYDQAWLSILNRSHHRNGEQIFPGAYVNWDNTPRLGERGQSAIGASPRKFGWYLAKQIERAKHLYQSEFLFINAWNEWGEGAFLEPDQKHQFRYLEEVRKALEQAGAFPAGNIKT is encoded by the coding sequence TTGAAGCTGATCGCTTTTTTATTGCCGCAATTTCACCGTATCCCCGAGAATGACCAGTGGTGGGGTGAAGGATTTACGGAATGGACCAACACCCGGAAGGCGGTTCCGCTGTATTCTGGCCACCAGCAGCCCAAAGAGCCTTTTGAGCAGTACTATTATGATCTGACCGATGCTGCTGCCCGAAACTGGCAGGCAGAGGTTGCACGTGCCTACGGAATATACGGGTTCTGCTATTATCATTACTGGTTCAAGGGCAAGCCGCTGCTTGAGCGTCCCTTCAGACAGGTCCTGACCTCCGGCGAGCCGCAGTTTCCGTTCTGCCTGTCCTGGGCCAATGAATCCTGGACACGCAAATGGGACGGCGGCGATCAGGAGCTGCTGATCCGGCAGGATTATGGTGATGAAGAGGACTGGGAAATTCACTTTTATGAGCTGCTGAACGCTTTCCGGGATGAACGCTATATCCGGATCGGCAATAAGCCGGTGTTCATCCTTTACAGACCGGGGATCATCCCCCGGTGTGAAGAGATGCTGAAGCTGTGGAACAAGCTGGCGCTTCAGAACGGGCTGGACGGCATCTACTTTGTAAGAACACTCGGCGGCTTCGAGATCCCCGGCCAGAACGGGTTCGATGCGAGTGTGGAGTTCGAACCCCATTACACCTTTGCCCATGGTGACACACAGCGTCTCTGGCACTACATGAATATCGATGGTCGTGAGCATCTGGTATTTGATTATGATCAGGCGTGGCTGTCGATCCTGAACCGCTCCCATCACAGAAACGGTGAACAAATCTTTCCCGGAGCTTACGTCAACTGGGATAATACACCGCGTCTGGGTGAACGGGGCCAGAGCGCCATCGGTGCCTCCCCGCGTAAGTTCGGCTGGTATCTTGCCAAGCAGATCGAGCGGGCCAAACATCTGTATCAGAGCGAATTCCTGTTTATCAACGCCTGGAACGAATGGGGCGAGGGGGCTTTTCTTGAGCCTGACCAGAAGCATCAGTTCCGTTATCTGGAGGAGGTCAGGAAGGCGCTGGAGCAGGCAGGAGCTTTTCCTGCCGGGAATATCAAGACTTAG